CCCATCCCCTTCAGGTCAAAGCCGATATGATGATAGAATTTCCGGTCCTCTACTGCCAGTGTGGCCTTGATGAGCAGAGGGGAAATCTGGTTAAGCTTCACAGGCTCGCGGCTGCGTCCGTCTGTGGTGAAGGTGGTCATCACGTTGCCTCTGGCGTCGAACAGCCTGGAACGGACATCATCCCCGAGCGGGGGCAGCGGTTTGTGATATAAATATCCCAGCAGCGCCCCGGCCCCCAGCACGAACAGGAGGGCAGAGACACCCAGCAGCCGGAGAAACAGGCGGAAGCGGCGTCTTGGGACTTGGGGTACGGCAGAATCGCGCGTCATGGCATCAGGCTCCTTCTTATTCAAGCGAAGACACAGCTGGCATAGCAAGGCCGCTGATGGCTTGTATTCCTCATTATGGGAAAGGAAGGGGGGAGATATTCATGGGCGCGAACCTCCCCCCTGTAATTTTGCTGCCCGTTAACCCGATATGGTAAAATTCTCGATATAGTGTACAATGGGAAAGCGAATATGAACTTTATGCATACAGGCAGATATAAGCGAGGAACATGTGATGACTGAAGCGCAGCAAGGTAAATACGGCGTTTCTGTAACGCTGGTGAGTGTGCAGGGTACGGAGCGCAGTGTCGTTCATGCCGCCGGGGAAGCTTTTGCCAAAGGGCAGTCGCTGTATATCCGTTACGGGGAGCTGCAGCCAGGTCCTGACGGGAGAGAGGCTGCTGTCCGCAACACACTGAAGATTACCGGGGACGGACTGAAGCTGATCCGCCATGGCGCGGTCGAGTCGGAGCAGTCATTTCAGCCGGGACAACAGCTGCCGGGGTTCTACCGCTCACCGTATACCCAATTCAATCTCACCACCGACACCAAGACCTTAGACATCCGGCGCAGCGGAAGATCGCTTGACGCTTCCTGGGAATATGATCTCTACGTATACGGGGAATTATCTGGACAGTTCGCCATCAGTTTGAAGATACAGGAGGAACCACAATCATGACACAACGTTTGAATCCGCTCCAGCTTGCCCATGAACGGGTGAAGGAGGCCATCGCCGACGCCGTGGTAGCGGCCGGTCTGGTCGCGCGCGAGGAGCTGCCTGCCATTA
This region of Paenibacillus sp. FSL K6-1096 genomic DNA includes:
- a CDS encoding DUF1934 domain-containing protein, giving the protein MTEAQQGKYGVSVTLVSVQGTERSVVHAAGEAFAKGQSLYIRYGELQPGPDGREAAVRNTLKITGDGLKLIRHGAVESEQSFQPGQQLPGFYRSPYTQFNLTTDTKTLDIRRSGRSLDASWEYDLYVYGELSGQFAISLKIQEEPQS